A stretch of [Clostridium] innocuum DNA encodes these proteins:
- a CDS encoding ATPase codes for MLNMFELLLPLILIALISLPLVNVFRGKKSVSVAKRRMITHVCFFFAIVLGTVFFSATKAYAAGADDVTMKMAGSIGQGLGFIAAALATGLSALGAGIAVAAAAPAAIGAFSENEKNFGKSMIFVALGEGVAIYGLLISIFIIFMKL; via the coding sequence ATGTTAAACATGTTTGAACTTTTATTACCGCTTATTCTGATCGCGCTGATTTCTTTACCGCTGGTGAATGTATTCCGTGGAAAGAAGAGCGTGTCAGTAGCAAAACGCCGTATGATTACGCACGTCTGCTTCTTCTTCGCTATCGTACTTGGAACGGTGTTCTTCAGCGCTACAAAGGCGTATGCTGCCGGTGCTGATGATGTCACAATGAAGATGGCCGGCTCCATCGGTCAGGGTCTGGGCTTTATCGCCGCTGCACTTGCGACCGGGCTGTCTGCACTTGGTGCAGGTATTGCCGTAGCTGCCGCTGCTCCTGCCGCAATCGGGGCATTCTCTGAAAACGAAAAGAACTTCGGTAAATCCATGATCTTCGTTGCTTTGGGTGAAGGTGTTGCTATCTACGGTCTTCTGATCTCTATCTTCATTATCTTCATGAAGCTGTAA
- a CDS encoding V-type ATP synthase subunit I: MAISKMKLVNILADNEYLNDVLLKFVELDYFHPEPASKFVDSVHGLTTLSDENPITDVLTHFNEVLQDMDMTLPMKDVKNGEYDLEGIRTYIDSIHERFENGAAIRRELETVIQENRDALTQVRNIESIDLNLDDLFECKYIKIRFGRLPIDSVEKLQYYRNRPFVFKSFSTDDTYSWCVYFTTAKYEGDVDNIFSSLYFERIRIPEFVHGNPVQAKESLQEEIDNDLKQLQHVNEVIEALKAECIDNFADIKAELEFINHTFEARKYVLGLGERFSITGFVVEEDVPKLKESFSNLKEVEIEVRPAHSDKRLSPPTKLKNGWFARPFSMFVEMYGTPEYEGIDPTPFVAFTYSLLFGIMFGDLGQGIVLILVGYLFYKWKGMRLGEIGMRIGIFSSIFGVVYGSVFGNEELLNPLYKTVFGLSEKPVEVMTSNFIPVLLVMAVGLGAVLIIISIGINLYLQIKNKNYGELFFSQNGIAGLVFYISLVGGGAYQLISGTGVLTNPVFAIVFLLVPLVLIFLKEALERKMEKKEMFPDGFGGFFVESFFELFEICLSFITNTISYLRVGGFVLSHAGMMMAVMLIMDMAGGAGWIVMILGNIFVMCLEGMIVGIQVLRLEFYEMFSRYFTGNGIVFKSLND; this comes from the coding sequence ATGGCAATTTCAAAAATGAAACTGGTCAACATCCTTGCGGATAATGAATATCTCAATGATGTACTTTTGAAATTCGTGGAACTGGATTACTTTCATCCGGAACCTGCCAGCAAGTTTGTGGACAGTGTACACGGGCTTACCACACTGAGTGATGAAAACCCGATTACCGATGTGCTGACGCATTTCAATGAAGTGCTGCAGGACATGGATATGACTCTTCCGATGAAGGATGTGAAAAACGGGGAATATGATCTGGAAGGTATCCGCACTTATATTGATTCCATCCACGAGCGCTTCGAAAACGGTGCTGCAATCCGCCGCGAGCTGGAAACTGTTATTCAGGAAAACCGCGATGCGCTGACACAGGTTCGCAATATAGAAAGTATCGATCTGAATCTGGATGATCTGTTTGAGTGCAAATATATCAAGATCCGCTTCGGAAGACTGCCGATCGACAGTGTCGAAAAGCTGCAGTATTACCGCAACCGCCCGTTTGTATTCAAGTCATTCAGTACGGATGACACATACAGCTGGTGTGTATATTTCACAACCGCGAAATACGAGGGAGATGTGGACAATATCTTCTCCTCTCTCTACTTTGAACGAATCCGCATTCCGGAATTTGTTCACGGGAATCCGGTTCAGGCAAAGGAATCACTGCAGGAGGAAATCGATAACGATCTCAAGCAGCTGCAGCATGTCAATGAAGTAATTGAAGCTTTAAAGGCTGAATGTATTGACAATTTCGCTGATATCAAGGCGGAACTGGAGTTTATAAACCATACCTTTGAAGCCAGAAAATATGTACTGGGTCTCGGTGAGAGATTTTCCATTACAGGTTTTGTGGTTGAAGAAGATGTGCCAAAATTGAAGGAATCATTCTCGAATTTGAAGGAGGTGGAAATCGAAGTCAGGCCTGCCCATAGCGACAAGCGACTTTCGCCTCCGACCAAATTAAAGAATGGGTGGTTTGCCAGGCCCTTCTCGATGTTTGTAGAAATGTATGGCACCCCCGAATATGAAGGAATCGATCCGACGCCCTTTGTAGCGTTTACGTATTCTCTTCTGTTCGGTATCATGTTCGGCGATCTTGGTCAGGGAATCGTCCTGATTCTGGTCGGATATCTGTTCTATAAATGGAAAGGCATGCGTCTTGGGGAAATCGGTATGCGCATCGGTATCTTCTCCAGTATCTTTGGGGTTGTATACGGATCCGTGTTCGGTAACGAGGAGCTGCTGAATCCATTGTATAAGACCGTTTTCGGTCTTTCCGAAAAGCCGGTTGAGGTTATGACCAGCAACTTCATCCCCGTTCTGCTTGTTATGGCAGTGGGGCTGGGGGCTGTTCTGATCATAATCAGCATCGGTATCAATCTGTATCTGCAGATTAAAAACAAAAACTACGGTGAGCTGTTCTTTTCACAAAACGGTATCGCCGGACTTGTCTTTTATATTTCTCTGGTTGGAGGAGGCGCTTATCAGCTGATTAGCGGAACCGGCGTCCTAACCAATCCGGTCTTTGCCATTGTCTTTCTGCTTGTACCGCTGGTACTGATTTTCCTGAAGGAGGCATTGGAGCGGAAAATGGAGAAAAAGGAAATGTTTCCGGACGGCTTTGGAGGCTTCTTTGTGGAGAGCTTCTTCGAGCTGTTTGAAATCTGCCTGTCTTTTATTACCAACACCATCTCCTATCTGCGTGTCGGCGGCTTCGTCTTGTCACATGCCGGTATGATGATGGCCGTTATGCTGATTATGGACATGGCCGGAGGTGCAGGATGGATCGTGATGATCCTCGGGAACATCTTCGTCATGTGTCTGGAGGGTATGATTGTCGGAATCCAGGTGCTTCGTCTGGAATTCTATGAAATGTTCTCCCGTTATTTCACGGGGAACGGAATTGTGTTTAAATCACTGAATGATTAA
- a CDS encoding V-type ATPase subunit: protein MSMAEGVIVAKARSMHGEALSEEMYQELLHKKSVAEIAGYLKHETSYAAALKDVRENNIHRGQLESILRQEIFKKTMKLYRYADAAMKPYYRLHMQQIEIDLILSRIRVLISQEYEAAIAEFPIFLKPYTSFDLLRLGNVHSFDELLDVLKHTMYYAILLPYRVKKGEENDIDYTKIETQLQVQHYTHTFQVIDKTLKGKSRKAVKQYFATQIELSNIEKIYRYKKYFNAREDVIRESLVPVHEHLSAAFVEELIAQPNARAFIKLLQSSTYRLGIEDTEKDYVYIEYYTDSFLYALAKKNIYYSLDAPLVYSSYLYTAERELENIINIIEGVRYHVSIEDMQRMLIY from the coding sequence ATGAGTATGGCAGAAGGTGTTATTGTGGCGAAGGCCAGAAGCATGCATGGGGAAGCGCTGAGTGAAGAAATGTATCAGGAGCTGCTGCATAAGAAAAGCGTGGCGGAAATCGCCGGTTACCTGAAGCATGAGACCTCCTATGCCGCTGCCCTGAAGGATGTGCGTGAGAACAATATTCACCGCGGTCAGCTGGAAAGTATCCTGCGACAGGAAATTTTCAAGAAAACCATGAAATTGTACCGTTATGCGGATGCGGCCATGAAGCCGTATTACCGGCTGCATATGCAGCAGATTGAAATTGATTTGATTCTTTCTCGAATCCGGGTACTGATTTCTCAGGAGTATGAAGCTGCTATTGCGGAATTTCCTATCTTTCTAAAGCCGTACACCAGCTTTGATCTGCTGCGGCTGGGAAATGTTCACAGCTTCGATGAGCTGCTGGATGTTTTGAAACATACGATGTATTATGCAATACTTCTTCCTTACCGTGTGAAAAAGGGGGAGGAAAATGATATTGATTATACAAAAATCGAAACACAGCTGCAGGTGCAGCATTACACCCATACCTTTCAGGTGATTGACAAGACACTGAAGGGGAAAAGCAGAAAAGCAGTCAAGCAGTATTTTGCAACACAGATCGAGCTTAGCAACATTGAGAAGATCTACCGCTACAAAAAATACTTCAATGCCCGTGAGGATGTCATACGTGAATCCCTGGTACCGGTGCATGAGCATCTGTCCGCCGCCTTTGTGGAAGAGCTGATTGCGCAGCCCAATGCGCGTGCATTTATCAAGCTGCTGCAAAGCAGCACGTATCGTCTGGGGATTGAGGATACGGAGAAGGATTATGTATATATTGAATATTATACCGATTCCTTTCTGTATGCACTGGCGAAGAAGAATATTTACTATTCTCTCGATGCCCCGCTGGTATATTCCAGCTATCTGTATACTGCAGAGCGTGAGCTGGAAAATATCATCAATATTATTGAAGGTGTGCGTTATCACGTATCTATCGAGGATATGCAGCGCATGCTGATCTACTAG
- a CDS encoding stress protein: MEEIIRNIVDADKQARARVEQKQQERHNIQNLIQDQSMEIREKYRKETEDCIAKQREQMDADLQSAMQQEEKVYEESLHALQQKYEEHKEEWVSQIVKRTLAM; encoded by the coding sequence TTGGAAGAAATCATTCGTAATATTGTAGATGCCGACAAGCAGGCAAGAGCGCGTGTCGAGCAGAAACAGCAGGAACGCCACAATATCCAGAATCTGATACAGGACCAGAGTATGGAAATCAGAGAAAAGTATCGAAAGGAAACAGAAGACTGCATAGCGAAGCAGCGCGAACAGATGGACGCGGATTTACAGAGTGCTATGCAGCAGGAAGAAAAAGTCTATGAGGAATCGCTCCATGCTCTCCAGCAGAAATATGAGGAGCATAAGGAGGAGTGGGTTTCACAGATTGTAAAACGAACGCTGGCGATGTAG
- a CDS encoding cation:proton antiporter has protein sequence MESYRYLLDVALILLSTKVFGLLTRRIEMPQVVGALVAGLLLGPACFNIVQESEFLDHIAEIGVIVLMFSAGLETDISELKKSGRNSFVIAVIGVLVPLIAGYVLASFFNTEPEAFLQNMFIGVILTATSVSISVETLKEMGKLSTPSGNAILGAALIDDILGIVALTIITGMADTSVQLTEVMLKIVAFFVLAIVVGVFARKGIEKLFDRYQKVHRRFSILSFAFCLLFAYVAEAFFGVADITGAFIAGLIISGTSRCNYVQMRIETLSYLLISPVFFASIGLKVVLPEMSTSIMIFSVLLLVLAILTKIVGCGLGAKLCRYENIQSLRIGIGMVSRGEVALIVASKGIKVGLMNEAFFGPIIIMVVLTTVITPILLKIVFKDRENDPDVYASSELIEDYEKIEQNEKLAQKVLEQS, from the coding sequence ATGGAATCTTATCGTTACCTGCTGGACGTGGCGCTGATTCTGCTCAGTACGAAAGTATTCGGACTGCTGACAAGAAGAATCGAAATGCCGCAGGTCGTTGGGGCGCTGGTTGCAGGACTGCTGCTGGGGCCGGCATGCTTTAATATCGTACAGGAATCGGAATTCCTGGATCATATTGCGGAAATCGGTGTTATCGTACTGATGTTCTCCGCCGGTCTGGAAACAGATATATCCGAGCTGAAGAAAAGCGGCAGAAACAGCTTTGTCATTGCCGTTATCGGTGTACTGGTTCCGCTGATTGCCGGTTATGTGCTGGCATCCTTCTTCAATACGGAGCCGGAGGCATTTCTGCAGAACATGTTTATCGGCGTCATTCTGACGGCAACCTCCGTCAGTATCTCAGTGGAAACGCTGAAGGAGATGGGGAAGCTGTCCACACCGAGTGGCAATGCCATCCTTGGGGCGGCTTTGATAGATGATATTTTGGGAATTGTCGCATTGACCATCATTACCGGTATGGCGGATACATCCGTACAGCTAACAGAGGTTATGCTGAAAATCGTTGCATTCTTCGTACTGGCAATTGTTGTTGGCGTGTTTGCACGCAAGGGAATCGAGAAGCTGTTTGACCGTTATCAAAAGGTTCACCGCCGTTTCTCTATTCTGAGCTTTGCCTTCTGCCTGCTGTTCGCCTATGTTGCAGAAGCGTTCTTCGGTGTTGCGGATATCACCGGGGCGTTTATCGCAGGGCTGATCATCAGTGGGACAAGCCGCTGCAACTATGTACAGATGCGTATTGAAACACTATCCTATCTGCTGATATCACCGGTCTTTTTCGCCAGCATCGGCTTAAAGGTTGTGCTGCCGGAAATGAGTACCAGCATTATGATATTCTCTGTACTGCTTCTGGTACTGGCGATTCTGACAAAGATTGTCGGATGCGGTCTGGGGGCCAAGCTTTGCCGATATGAGAATATTCAGAGCCTGCGCATCGGCATCGGCATGGTATCCCGCGGGGAGGTCGCTCTGATTGTCGCCAGCAAGGGCATAAAGGTTGGCTTGATGAATGAGGCATTTTTCGGCCCGATTATCATTATGGTTGTACTGACAACTGTGATAACCCCGATTCTGTTGAAAATCGTATTTAAGGATCGTGAAAATGACCCGGATGTATATGCATCCTCGGAGCTGATTGAAGATTACGAGAAAATCGAGCAGAACGAAAAGCTGGCACAGAAGGTGCTGGAGCAGAGCTGA
- a CDS encoding RluA family pseudouridine synthase, giving the protein MKEFIINENDADQRVDRFIQKTMKTMPKSLMYKYIRNKKIKVNRKRCEISQRLQAGDTMQCYIPEEFYEAATMRSFLQVPNALDVVYEDDAVLLINKPKGLRAHSDTSEVQDNLADRLLHYLYCKKEYNPTTEQSFTPALCHRIDRNTQGLVIAAKTAAALRCMNEKIALRQVEKKYLCIVQGKLKKKQDHIVLYHRKNEKNTAEVIDREREGYTRMETGYRVLQEAERYSLVEVELHSGKSHQIRALMSWLGHPLLGDVKYGARKTKEKTYQALCAYHVAFHFQGDACCLQYLNGRAFELQDTDIERQFVDIARPF; this is encoded by the coding sequence ATGAAAGAATTCATTATCAATGAAAACGATGCGGATCAGCGTGTGGATAGGTTTATACAGAAAACGATGAAGACCATGCCCAAGAGCCTGATGTATAAATATATAAGGAATAAGAAAATCAAGGTGAACCGGAAACGCTGTGAGATTTCCCAGCGACTGCAGGCGGGAGACACCATGCAGTGCTATATCCCCGAGGAATTTTATGAAGCAGCAACCATGCGCAGCTTTCTACAGGTCCCGAATGCACTGGATGTGGTCTATGAGGATGATGCTGTTCTGCTGATTAACAAGCCCAAGGGACTTCGCGCACACAGTGACACCAGTGAGGTGCAGGATAATCTGGCAGACCGCCTGCTGCATTATCTGTATTGTAAAAAAGAATACAATCCAACCACTGAACAAAGCTTTACCCCTGCCTTGTGCCATCGTATCGACCGAAACACGCAGGGGCTGGTAATTGCGGCTAAAACAGCTGCGGCTCTTCGTTGCATGAATGAAAAAATCGCACTTCGTCAGGTGGAAAAGAAATATCTGTGTATCGTACAGGGAAAATTGAAAAAAAAGCAGGATCATATCGTGCTGTATCATCGAAAGAATGAGAAAAATACGGCGGAGGTTATCGATCGTGAGCGGGAAGGCTATACCCGCATGGAAACAGGCTATCGTGTTTTGCAGGAGGCAGAGCGCTACTCTCTTGTTGAGGTGGAGCTGCACAGCGGTAAAAGTCATCAGATTCGAGCTCTTATGAGCTGGCTGGGACATCCTCTGCTGGGCGATGTAAAATACGGGGCGAGGAAGACAAAAGAGAAGACTTATCAGGCACTCTGTGCGTATCATGTGGCATTTCATTTTCAGGGGGATGCGTGCTGTCTGCAGTATCTCAACGGCAGAGCATTCGAGCTGCAGGATACCGATATTGAGCGGCAGTTTGTGGATATCGCAAGACCTTTTTGA
- a CDS encoding ATP-dependent DNA helicase yields the protein MYRCKMSVRAMVESVWIGGDLVSTAPSIERANLGSRIHRMLQSSAQGDYESEVFLKLSSELDDILFEIEGRADGVRKEDDQVTIEEIKTTAIPFSELNEPVMVHLAQAYCYGHMYLAEHVAPSIRIQMTYYQIDTEEIKQFDEEKTREELAAFYMDTLRRYVKWAALSRDLKISSSRTLKELKFPFPDYRSGQRDFAVAVYKTILDREKLFASAPTGIGKTISTLFPSLKAIGEGKAEKVFYLCAKNVTATVAYDTLRLLYNQEVSFKSVAITAKDKICFQDVRNCDPEVCPYAKGYYDRCQDALYELLQETQFIDREAVEKKAKEHLICPFELSLDASLYGDVIVCDYNYVFDPRVYLKRFFMEKGDYIFLVDEAHNLVDRARSMYSCELNKSAFLAAARNIPKQRKPLHAALRAVNREFLRLKKQCEEEGQNFIHQKEPISSIRQRLADVIEQMDIYLQSEHEDTWDEELRDLYFSCINYNRISEFYDEDFVTCYEKQSSDIVLKQLCLNPAHPLKETCAMGQSTVFFSATLSPIDYYLDLLGGTRKTRKLFLPSPFPAEKRKIVLCDAISTRYRNRDSSLHPIAAMIHAAVQAKTGNYIVFLPSYAYMKQVAQTFCEQFPDIHVSLQESGMKEEEKQHFLEHFNTTQELHVLFCVLGGMFSEGIDLKGEKLIGTIIVGVGLPQVNPQQELLREHFDEVNETGYAYAYQVPGMNKVLQAAGRVIRSHSDIGIVLLIDERFTTPFYQRLLPEHMRPFQIINDPTRLHAAVKQFWQQNS from the coding sequence ATGTATCGATGCAAAATGTCCGTACGCGCTATGGTAGAATCGGTATGGATTGGCGGTGATCTGGTATCCACAGCGCCATCCATCGAACGGGCAAATCTGGGCAGCCGTATTCATCGCATGCTGCAGAGCTCTGCACAGGGAGACTATGAAAGCGAAGTATTTCTGAAGCTGTCCAGTGAACTGGATGATATCCTGTTTGAAATAGAAGGCAGAGCGGATGGTGTTCGCAAGGAGGACGATCAGGTGACGATCGAGGAAATCAAAACAACCGCGATTCCCTTTTCCGAATTGAACGAGCCCGTCATGGTCCATCTCGCACAGGCCTATTGCTATGGCCATATGTATCTGGCTGAGCACGTTGCTCCCTCCATTCGCATCCAGATGACCTATTATCAGATTGATACCGAGGAAATCAAGCAGTTTGACGAGGAGAAAACACGGGAGGAGCTGGCGGCATTCTATATGGATACGCTGCGGCGCTATGTGAAGTGGGCAGCACTCAGCAGAGATTTGAAAATCAGCTCTTCCAGAACACTGAAGGAGCTGAAGTTTCCGTTTCCGGATTATCGCAGCGGACAGCGTGACTTTGCAGTCGCCGTATACAAAACCATTCTGGATCGGGAAAAGCTGTTCGCCTCCGCACCAACCGGTATCGGAAAGACGATTTCCACCCTGTTTCCGTCTTTGAAGGCAATTGGAGAGGGAAAGGCGGAAAAGGTATTTTATCTGTGTGCGAAAAATGTAACGGCCACAGTTGCCTACGATACTCTGCGACTGCTTTACAACCAGGAGGTATCCTTTAAAAGCGTGGCAATCACAGCCAAGGATAAAATCTGCTTTCAGGATGTGCGTAACTGTGACCCCGAGGTATGTCCCTATGCAAAGGGCTATTATGATCGCTGTCAGGATGCCTTGTATGAGCTGCTGCAGGAAACACAGTTCATCGATCGTGAGGCCGTTGAAAAAAAAGCAAAGGAGCATTTGATCTGTCCCTTTGAGCTGAGCCTTGATGCAAGTCTGTATGGGGATGTGATTGTCTGTGATTATAACTATGTATTTGATCCGCGGGTGTATCTGAAACGTTTTTTTATGGAAAAGGGAGACTATATTTTTCTGGTGGATGAAGCACACAATCTGGTGGATCGTGCCAGAAGCATGTACAGCTGTGAGCTGAATAAGTCGGCGTTTCTTGCGGCAGCCCGCAATATCCCAAAGCAACGCAAGCCGCTGCATGCGGCACTGCGCGCTGTCAACCGTGAATTCCTGCGGTTAAAAAAGCAGTGCGAAGAGGAAGGACAGAATTTTATTCACCAAAAGGAACCGATTTCTTCCATCAGGCAGCGTCTGGCAGATGTGATTGAACAAATGGATATCTATCTGCAGAGTGAGCATGAAGATACCTGGGATGAAGAATTACGCGATCTGTATTTTTCATGCATAAACTACAACCGGATTTCCGAGTTTTATGATGAGGATTTTGTCACCTGTTATGAAAAGCAGAGCAGTGATATCGTACTGAAGCAGCTCTGTCTGAATCCGGCACATCCATTAAAGGAAACCTGTGCCATGGGACAAAGCACTGTCTTCTTTTCTGCGACGCTTTCTCCCATTGATTATTATCTCGATCTGCTGGGTGGAACAAGAAAGACCAGAAAGCTGTTTCTTCCTTCTCCATTCCCGGCAGAAAAGCGTAAAATCGTCCTGTGTGACGCCATTTCCACCCGCTATCGAAACCGCGATAGCTCCCTGCACCCGATTGCCGCTATGATTCACGCAGCGGTGCAGGCCAAAACAGGAAATTACATTGTTTTTCTGCCAAGCTATGCCTATATGAAGCAGGTTGCCCAGACCTTTTGTGAACAGTTCCCTGATATTCACGTATCCCTGCAGGAAAGTGGTATGAAGGAAGAAGAGAAGCAGCACTTTCTTGAACACTTCAATACCACACAAGAACTGCATGTTCTGTTCTGTGTATTAGGCGGCATGTTTTCTGAAGGAATAGACCTGAAGGGGGAAAAGCTGATCGGTACGATCATTGTCGGTGTAGGACTTCCGCAGGTCAATCCACAGCAGGAGCTGCTGCGTGAGCACTTTGATGAGGTTAACGAAACGGGGTATGCCTACGCATATCAGGTACCGGGCATGAATAAGGTACTGCAGGCTGCCGGCCGTGTTATTCGCTCGCACAGTGATATCGGTATCGTGTTACTCATTGACGAGCGCTTCACCACACCGTTTTATCAGCGGCTGTTACCAGAACACATGCGGCCGTTTCAAATTATCAATGATCCAACCCGTCTGCATGCGGCTGTAAAACAATTCTGGCAGCAAAACAGCTGA